The following are encoded in a window of Primulina eburnea isolate SZY01 chromosome 4, ASM2296580v1, whole genome shotgun sequence genomic DNA:
- the LOC140830930 gene encoding uncharacterized protein — MAPRGRKGKEVVQESGAQNMDGIDVNARGRRGRPTGEAVQNVNVEVEQITRRVNDMELLVSRFQNLNPPIFDGSEGNEKAESWLRAMNNLFDLVEYDSNRRVKLVVLQLRDNAERWLEATARALCDAGTVITWVVFSTQFRQEYSPPSYYAAKSSAFHKLVQGNLPVAEYARQLSSLLIYVPHIAGNDGAKMEKFLEGLGSHLYSLVLASNPVSYADAVNKEIRLEAGFQRDNQQQTLHTQWRYAITNGYIILCTSAAFPATAVLPTPKTSKV, encoded by the coding sequence ATGGCACCAAGAGGTAGGAAAGGTAAAGAAGTGGTTCAAGAGTCTGGTGCTCAGAATATGGATGGTATTGATGTGAATGCTCGAGGTAGACGTGGTCGACCTACTGGTGAAGCAGTACAGAATGTTAATGTGGAAGTTGAACAGATCACCCGAAGAGTGAATGATATGGAATTGTTGGTATCGAGATTTCAGAATCTGAATCCTCCTATCTTTGATGGCTCCGAAGGTAATGAAAAAGCTGAAAGTTGGTTAAGGGCCATGAATAATTTGTTTGATTTGGTGGAATATGATTCCAACCGAAGAGTAAAATTAGTAGTTCTTCAGCTGAGGGACAATGCTGAACGTTGGTTGGAGGCTACTGCCAGGGCTTTGTGTGATGCTGGCACAGTTATTACTTGGGTTGTTTTCAGTACTCAGTTCAGACAAGAGTATTCTCCTCCTTCTTATTATGCTGCCAAATCATCTGCATTTCATAAATTGGTTCAGGGTAATTTACCAGTTGCGGAATATGCTCGACAATTATCATCTTTATTGATTTACGTGCCGCATATCGCCGGTAATGATGGGGCAAAAATGGAGAAATTCCTGGAAGGATTGGGTTCTCATTTATATTCATTGGTTCTGGCTAGTAATCCGGTTAGCTATGCCGATGCAGTCAACAAGGAAATAAGATTAGAAGCAGGATTTCAAAGAGATAATCAGCAGCAGACTTTACATACCCAGTGGAGGTATGCAATTACCAATGGGTACATCATCTTATGTACCTCAGCAGCCTTTCCAGCAACAGCAGTTCTTCCAACACCAAAAACCTCAAAGGTTTAA
- the LOC140830162 gene encoding uncharacterized protein — MAPFEALYGRRCRSPICWNEIGEKPLAQPEFVEEMNEKIDLIRKRMKASQDRQASYANKRRIPLEFQVGDQVFLKVSPFRGTMRFGKKGKLAPRYIGPYTIVERIGLLAYRLNLPQSLSAIHDVFHVSMLRKYEPDPSHVLRHENVELDSSLSYVEYALQILDRKEKQLRNKTIPLVMVQWSKHGTEEATWELEARMRQEWPHLFENVTNYSMYSEFPMY, encoded by the coding sequence atggcaccatttgaggcttTGTATGGTAGAAGGTGTCGATCGCCGATATGTTGGAATGAGATTGGAGAAAAACCATTGGCACAACCTGAATTTGTTGAAGAGATGAATGAaaagattgatttgatcagAAAAAGAATGAAAGCATCTCAGGATCGTCAAGCTAGCTATGCAAATAAAAGGCGTATACCTTTGGAATTTCAAGTTGGTGATCAAGTTTTTCTAAAGGTGTCACCATTTCGCGGCACAATGAGATTCGGGAAAAAGGGAAAGTTAGCTCCACGTTATATTGGACCGTATACTATTGTTGAGAGGATCGGTTTGTTGGCTTATCGATTGAACTTGCCGCAGAGTTTGTCTGctatacatgacgtgtttcatgtatctatgctgcggaagtatgaGCCAGATCCATCTCATGTTCTGAGACACGAGAATGTGGAGTTAGATAGTTCTCTTAGCTATGTTGAGTATGCtttgcaaattcttgatcgcAAAGAAAAGCAGCTTCGTAATAAGACGATTCCTCTAGTCATGGTGCAGTGGAGCAAACATGGGACAGAAGAGGCAACATGGGAGCTCGAGGCTAGAATGCGTCAAGAATGGCCTCATTTGTTTGAGAATGTAACAAATTACTCCATGTACTCTGAGTTTCCTATGTACTAG